From Thermogemmata fonticola, one genomic window encodes:
- a CDS encoding energy-coupling factor ABC transporter ATP-binding protein produces MSEPAPPASEIVVRVEHLSHAYRPSGWVLKDISFQVQAGECVAVVGPNGAGKTTLFLRLAGLLPGEGGQVNVCGWDPADPHQRAQLPSVLGMVFQNPEDQLFAPSVLEDVAFGPLNLGLSPDEAQERALTALASVGFPADKVHAPPFQLSGGDKRRAALAGVLAMQPKVWLLDEPTAFLDPRGRRELLALLRTLPGAKLIATHDLDFVLELCSRVLLLDGGQLMADGPIEEIFADDELLERHGLEIPCRRRWFQSTSMTADGTKTGASLRRSQTTASRSEEH; encoded by the coding sequence TTGTCTGAGCCAGCACCGCCGGCAAGCGAGATTGTGGTGCGGGTGGAGCACCTGTCCCATGCTTACCGCCCTTCCGGATGGGTCTTGAAAGACATAAGTTTCCAGGTCCAAGCGGGAGAATGCGTGGCCGTGGTGGGGCCGAATGGTGCGGGCAAAACAACTCTGTTTTTGCGCTTGGCTGGCCTGCTCCCTGGCGAGGGAGGACAGGTCAACGTTTGCGGTTGGGACCCTGCAGACCCGCACCAGCGTGCCCAACTTCCGAGCGTGTTGGGAATGGTCTTCCAAAATCCGGAAGACCAGTTGTTTGCTCCCAGCGTTCTGGAGGACGTGGCTTTTGGACCGCTGAACCTGGGATTATCACCGGATGAGGCCCAAGAACGGGCTTTGACAGCACTGGCTTCCGTGGGGTTCCCTGCCGATAAAGTTCACGCACCGCCCTTCCAACTTTCTGGTGGAGACAAACGCCGAGCGGCTCTGGCTGGTGTTCTGGCGATGCAACCGAAGGTCTGGCTTCTGGACGAACCGACCGCATTTCTGGACCCTCGTGGGCGGCGGGAATTGCTCGCCTTATTGCGAACGTTGCCGGGAGCCAAACTCATCGCTACCCATGATCTGGATTTCGTCCTGGAGTTGTGCTCGCGGGTTCTGCTCCTCGATGGCGGCCAATTGATGGCTGATGGACCGATCGAGGAGATCTTCGCCGACGATGAGTTGTTAGAGCGCCACGGTTTGGAAATACCCTGCCGGCGGCGCTGGTTCCAGAGCACGAGCATGACTGCGGATGGGACAAAAACAGGCGCTTCGCTTCGACGCAGTCAAACGACTGCATCTCGGAGTGAGGAGCATTGA
- a CDS encoding glycosyltransferase family 2 protein encodes MPSVLLTEPPLQPHHEPFSVERILRPWREMPRRRHKIIAVLPAYNAEQTLAATLADFPPGCVDDILLVDDGSTDGTVALARRMGLNVLVHERNRGYGANQKTCYRYCLEQGADIIVMIHPDYQYDARIIPHAVAFIELGICDIVLGNRVRGRRETLRCGMPWWKYISNRALTIFENLCLGQNLGEFHSGFRVYRRQVLEMIPFERNSDDFVFDTQLLVQAVHFGFRLGDVPVPVRYFPQASQINFRRSLRYGLQTVMTVVQYGLHRLRLWRSPLFELARRTASPDREVRPPDPEPGQCRSLL; translated from the coding sequence ATGCCGTCCGTATTGTTGACCGAGCCGCCGTTGCAGCCGCATCATGAGCCGTTTTCGGTGGAGCGCATTTTGCGCCCGTGGCGTGAGATGCCCCGGCGGAGGCACAAAATCATCGCTGTGCTGCCAGCTTACAACGCCGAACAGACCCTGGCCGCCACTCTAGCCGACTTCCCGCCCGGTTGCGTGGACGACATCCTGTTGGTCGATGACGGCAGCACGGACGGAACAGTGGCCCTGGCACGCCGCATGGGACTGAACGTGCTCGTCCATGAACGCAATCGCGGCTACGGTGCGAACCAGAAGACCTGTTATCGTTATTGCTTGGAGCAGGGGGCGGACATCATTGTGATGATTCACCCCGACTATCAGTACGACGCGCGGATCATACCTCATGCTGTGGCCTTTATCGAGCTGGGGATTTGCGACATCGTCCTGGGAAACCGAGTCCGCGGGCGGCGGGAGACGCTCCGCTGCGGTATGCCCTGGTGGAAGTACATTAGCAACCGGGCTTTGACCATCTTCGAGAACCTCTGCTTAGGTCAGAATCTTGGCGAATTCCACAGCGGCTTCCGCGTGTATCGCCGCCAAGTCTTGGAAATGATACCGTTTGAACGAAACAGCGATGACTTCGTCTTCGACACCCAACTCCTAGTACAAGCGGTGCATTTTGGCTTCCGCCTTGGAGATGTGCCGGTACCTGTGCGATATTTTCCTCAAGCCAGCCAGATCAATTTCCGCCGCAGCCTGCGTTACGGCCTACAGACAGTTATGACGGTGGTGCAATATGGCCTGCATCGCCTGCGTTTATGGCGGAGTCCCTTGTTTGAACTAGCTCGTCGGACAGCAAGCCCAGACAGGGAAGTCAGACCCCCGGACCCCGAACCTGGACAGTGCCGCTCTCTCCTCTAA
- a CDS encoding alpha/beta hydrolase family protein, with protein sequence MNRCFLTKVWPVRWIPLLLAFGSCWLLSTLRAQPPGPESGESAGTPDPYGRGAAMIAEYFRNQVRQIQQKCLSDLTTRQEWEKRRLQLRQQFLDMMGLWPLPEKTPLLPVITGRIEADLYIVEKLHFQSLPGLYVTANLYLPKRPASGNPLEKYPAILYLCGHGNVVQDGISYGSKVYYQYHPAWFAAHGYVCLVIDTLQLGEIQGLHHGTYREKMWWWQARGYTPAGVELWNGMRALDYLESRPEVDRRRIGITGRSGGGAYSWWLAAADERVACAVPVAGIADLQAQVCEGAVPRLATGVIAGHCDCMFFINTYRWDFAQVAALVAPRPLLLGNSDNDDIFPVAGYRRLAEKVRKVYALYNAEEKFQLLETRGPHKDTPELRIGINRWMQRWLRNDTTTMVQDDLPPPLPPQKLKVFDQLPQQRRNEKIHESFVPVAENTLPDKPEATAAWWQQKRPQWLKQLQEQVFAGWPTQPGPLDAELVADVRHDGLRLRAMDFTPEPAIRLRLFVLTAAEGPPPQEVILSVLDEAGWHRWCASLGPEYAAVLQVRPKFRRDDKLYQQNRAVVLQQKVAFAAIAPRGIGVTRWAEAGSVTDTQIRRRFALLGQTVDGQRVWDVRRALAALQSLEDCRKARLTLQGERTAAGLALYAALFEPAVSSLDLWYLPPSHREEPIFLNVLRVLDVPQALALLAPRPIVLHLAQASDQDHWRWTLQWQKAMGQSFLRVKVVGE encoded by the coding sequence ATGAATCGCTGCTTCCTCACGAAAGTCTGGCCCGTGCGCTGGATCCCGTTGCTGTTGGCATTTGGCTCGTGCTGGCTATTATCTACACTTCGTGCTCAACCTCCGGGGCCAGAGAGCGGGGAAAGCGCAGGTACCCCTGACCCCTATGGCCGGGGCGCTGCCATGATTGCGGAATACTTCCGCAATCAGGTGCGCCAAATCCAGCAGAAATGCTTGTCCGATCTGACCACACGGCAGGAGTGGGAAAAACGCCGGCTCCAATTGCGCCAGCAATTCCTCGACATGATGGGACTATGGCCTTTGCCTGAGAAAACACCCCTCCTGCCGGTGATCACAGGCCGGATCGAGGCCGATCTGTACATCGTCGAGAAGCTCCATTTCCAGTCGTTACCTGGCCTATATGTGACAGCCAACCTGTATCTACCGAAACGGCCGGCGTCGGGGAATCCCTTGGAGAAGTATCCTGCGATCCTGTATTTGTGCGGTCATGGGAATGTGGTTCAAGATGGTATCTCCTATGGAAGCAAGGTCTATTATCAGTACCATCCGGCGTGGTTTGCAGCCCATGGGTATGTTTGTCTAGTCATTGACACGTTGCAATTAGGGGAGATTCAGGGTCTGCATCACGGCACGTACCGGGAAAAGATGTGGTGGTGGCAAGCTCGTGGGTACACGCCCGCGGGAGTGGAATTGTGGAACGGAATGCGCGCCTTGGACTATCTGGAAAGCCGACCGGAAGTGGATCGGCGGCGCATCGGGATCACTGGCCGCAGTGGCGGAGGAGCCTACAGTTGGTGGCTAGCTGCTGCCGATGAGCGTGTAGCCTGTGCCGTTCCCGTCGCGGGTATTGCCGATTTACAAGCCCAGGTTTGCGAAGGGGCGGTACCTCGTCTGGCCACTGGCGTAATCGCCGGCCATTGCGATTGCATGTTCTTCATCAACACTTATCGCTGGGATTTTGCCCAAGTAGCAGCCCTGGTGGCACCCCGACCTCTGCTGCTCGGCAACTCGGACAATGATGACATCTTCCCCGTCGCCGGCTATCGGCGTCTCGCGGAGAAAGTCCGCAAGGTTTATGCCCTCTACAACGCCGAGGAAAAGTTCCAGTTGCTGGAAACCCGCGGCCCCCACAAAGACACCCCCGAACTTCGTATCGGTATCAACCGATGGATGCAGCGCTGGCTCCGCAATGACACCACAACCATGGTGCAAGATGATCTGCCCCCGCCGCTGCCACCCCAGAAACTAAAAGTTTTCGACCAACTGCCCCAACAGCGCCGCAATGAGAAGATTCACGAGTCATTCGTCCCTGTGGCCGAAAACACCCTACCGGATAAGCCGGAAGCCACTGCCGCATGGTGGCAACAGAAACGGCCGCAATGGCTGAAACAATTGCAGGAGCAGGTCTTCGCGGGCTGGCCAACCCAGCCAGGTCCGCTGGATGCAGAGCTTGTGGCGGATGTGCGCCACGATGGCTTGCGCCTCCGCGCCATGGACTTCACCCCCGAACCCGCCATTCGCTTGAGGTTGTTTGTGCTCACTGCCGCTGAGGGACCGCCGCCGCAGGAGGTGATTCTAAGTGTCCTCGATGAGGCTGGTTGGCATCGCTGGTGTGCTAGCTTGGGACCGGAATACGCTGCCGTGCTGCAAGTCCGGCCCAAGTTTCGCCGCGATGATAAGCTTTATCAGCAAAACCGGGCCGTGGTGCTGCAACAGAAGGTGGCCTTTGCCGCTATCGCCCCCCGCGGCATCGGTGTCACACGCTGGGCCGAAGCCGGCAGCGTTACGGACACGCAAATCCGCCGGCGCTTTGCCCTGTTGGGACAAACCGTGGACGGGCAGCGGGTCTGGGATGTCCGCCGCGCATTGGCGGCCCTGCAAAGCTTGGAGGATTGCCGGAAGGCACGCCTGACTTTGCAAGGGGAACGCACCGCAGCAGGTCTGGCCCTGTACGCCGCTCTCTTTGAACCCGCCGTATCCAGCTTAGATTTGTGGTACCTGCCTCCCTCCCATCGCGAGGAACCCATTTTCCTAAACGTGCTGCGCGTCCTCGATGTGCCGCAAGCTTTGGCGCTGCTGGCGCCTCGGCCGATCGTCCTGCATTTGGCGCAAGCCTCCGATCAAGACCACTGGCGCTGGACCTTGCAATGGCAGAAGGCAATGGGCCAATCTTTCCTCCGCGTCAAAGTGGTCGGAGAATAA
- a CDS encoding FHA domain-containing protein: protein MRKVTFLVLEGVDKGRVFRDLPIPVTIGREEGNSLRLNDERVSRFHAKVQMEDDDIIITDLDSTNGTRVNGMPIQIRRLRAGDQICVGRTIILFGSMEEIAARRAEKMDRSGPSSRRTASKEEIAAQKSAVIPASTRPREPTIKVDDSFPVAPRIDNDDPTVGHTAHLPWCPLDDEIPPLPLKLTPAQVARLVEIFDYLHRGLTLAVENIDANEDGTEVRLGFGEWQTIQAVQMLLARYSRALTEPEE, encoded by the coding sequence ATGCGCAAGGTCACCTTTTTGGTACTCGAAGGCGTAGACAAGGGACGCGTCTTCCGGGACTTGCCTATACCGGTGACCATCGGTCGGGAGGAAGGCAACTCCCTGCGTCTCAACGATGAACGTGTCAGTCGCTTCCATGCCAAAGTCCAAATGGAAGATGACGACATCATCATCACGGACTTGGACAGCACGAACGGAACACGGGTCAACGGCATGCCAATTCAGATCCGCCGACTGCGAGCGGGAGACCAAATCTGCGTTGGTCGTACCATAATATTGTTCGGATCGATGGAAGAAATTGCTGCCCGTAGAGCCGAGAAAATGGACCGCTCAGGGCCGAGTTCTCGGCGGACTGCTTCTAAGGAGGAAATTGCTGCCCAGAAATCCGCGGTGATTCCTGCATCAACACGTCCTAGAGAACCCACGATCAAGGTAGATGACTCGTTTCCCGTCGCTCCCCGCATCGACAATGACGACCCTACCGTGGGCCACACAGCCCACCTTCCGTGGTGCCCTTTAGATGACGAAATCCCACCTTTGCCGCTCAAGCTGACTCCTGCTCAGGTGGCGCGCCTCGTGGAGATTTTCGACTACCTCCATCGCGGCCTCACCTTGGCCGTGGAAAACATCGACGCCAATGAAGACGGTACTGAAGTCCGCCTGGGCTTTGGCGAATGGCAAACTATCCAAGCGGTCCAAATGCTTCTGGCTCGTTACAGCCGTGCTCTGACAGAACCTGAGGAGTGA
- the miaA gene encoding tRNA (adenosine(37)-N6)-dimethylallyltransferase MiaA yields MDPFEQAYILTGPTASGKSALALELAERIGGEIIALDSMTVYRGLDIGTAKPSLEERRRVPHHLIDVLDPWQGLSVAWWLEQAEVACREILARGRRPIFVGGTPLYLKVLLYGLFPGPPADEQLRRQLQSEAEQYGHAALHARLAQVDPKTAARLHPNDLRRVIRALEVFHLTGRPISAWQTTWDTPAFASPERAPVSRRIPAVVLTLPRDTLYRRIEQRIDRMLQAGWLDEVRRLRDLPYPLSREARQALGYRQILDYLEGRLSDWSQTVECIRTRTRQFAKHQLTWFRHIPQLIPVSGEESDVISQILQRWENFPVLA; encoded by the coding sequence ATGGACCCCTTCGAGCAAGCCTACATTCTGACCGGCCCGACCGCTAGTGGGAAATCCGCCTTGGCCCTGGAACTGGCCGAACGAATCGGCGGCGAAATCATCGCCTTGGACTCAATGACCGTCTATCGTGGTCTGGACATAGGTACTGCAAAACCGAGTCTTGAAGAACGGAGGCGCGTCCCGCATCACCTCATTGATGTTCTGGATCCCTGGCAAGGGTTGAGCGTGGCCTGGTGGCTAGAACAAGCCGAAGTCGCCTGCCGGGAGATTCTCGCGCGCGGCCGACGGCCCATCTTCGTTGGCGGCACCCCCTTGTATCTGAAAGTATTGCTGTATGGCTTGTTTCCTGGTCCTCCAGCGGATGAACAGTTACGCCGGCAACTCCAAAGCGAGGCGGAACAATACGGGCACGCTGCTCTGCATGCCCGCTTAGCTCAAGTCGACCCGAAAACAGCGGCCCGTTTACATCCGAACGATCTGCGCCGCGTCATCCGCGCTCTGGAGGTGTTCCACCTGACCGGCCGCCCCATTTCCGCTTGGCAAACGACCTGGGACACCCCAGCCTTTGCTTCACCCGAACGAGCACCTGTGAGCCGTCGCATTCCCGCGGTCGTTCTGACACTGCCCCGAGACACTCTTTACCGCCGGATCGAGCAACGGATCGACCGCATGCTCCAAGCCGGCTGGCTCGACGAGGTCCGGCGCCTGCGTGACCTGCCCTATCCCCTTAGCCGAGAGGCCCGGCAAGCTCTCGGCTACCGGCAAATCCTGGACTATCTGGAGGGACGGCTCTCCGATTGGTCCCAAACCGTCGAATGCATCCGCACCCGGACTCGCCAATTCGCCAAACACCAGCTTACCTGGTTTCGCCACATTCCCCAGTTGATTCCGGTCTCCGGTGAAGAGTCAGACGTTATCTCACAAATCCTCCAGCGATGGGAAAATTTTCCTGTTTTAGCATAA
- a CDS encoding protein kinase domain-containing protein yields the protein MAADAFHAARQKGSVADWTIYLAAVPEHLRREALVELVIIDLEYRWREGENPCIEDYIHRFPLLGPLENIPDQLIIEEYRCRRQAGQTIPLQEIERRFPLQFPRVRPALERLLSPTRPPSPPPLSAPHEKGSDISAESETVIAAQYEMLRLLGRGAFGEVWLARKKTSGIEKAIKILPYTTEHSGSRRERRALELIKNLRHPYLLATEDFWISEQRLYIVMELAEGTLRKRLQACREEQRPGIPVDELLRYFREAAEGLDFLHKHAIVHRDIKPDNILLLHGHAKVGDFGLAWHQDRTVASMHTFAGTPVYMAPEVWSQEGGPPSDQYALAITYIEMRQGHPPLPLLPLQELMAAHLEGNYQFEPLISPTEQAVLRRALARDPHQRFPTCTAFVSALAAAVSSASIAAPSHAALDTASSAPATSQTPPHTSEKSAAFPRSSTLRPGSSPASASTFQSAATPDATLSSPEALTPLPQLGAPSLPPKSWRKKLRLTLLGMVVLFLGGAAAIASRWTFPSWLSFFQTEAVTSNSDGPSKNSRDGISRDISSPQGADTSSLALTLPHARAKAVAESAVITLADGRRLAERIVIPVGEERAYFRLIAPASGPNMPAPFYMLETKVWNKLYAAGGGTVPPDSQAHGEHAPVTGVTALEAARFAQNVFGGRLPTPPEWDYAAGLYLALERASVSRPGSQVWVAQSRPRPTLADTGNSDVNELGLRDMAGNGREWTCMLLSGDSQAALQPWDLEHPPADQDAIILRGRNFTLPNPLTFDHLRSEQTLPQRQYAGSRSPYTSFRVVIPMAAP from the coding sequence ATGGCGGCCGATGCCTTCCATGCGGCTCGACAGAAAGGCAGTGTAGCCGATTGGACGATCTACCTGGCCGCTGTTCCGGAGCATCTTCGGCGGGAAGCCCTGGTGGAACTCGTCATCATTGACTTGGAGTATCGCTGGCGGGAAGGGGAAAACCCCTGCATCGAGGACTACATTCACCGTTTTCCGCTCTTGGGCCCACTGGAAAACATCCCTGATCAATTGATCATCGAAGAATATCGTTGCCGGCGGCAAGCCGGTCAGACAATCCCATTGCAGGAGATCGAACGGCGCTTCCCGTTGCAATTTCCGCGAGTCCGCCCAGCCTTGGAACGCTTGCTATCGCCAACGCGTCCCCCTTCGCCCCCTCCTTTGTCGGCGCCTCACGAGAAGGGGTCTGATATTTCCGCGGAATCGGAGACAGTGATTGCCGCCCAATATGAGATGCTCCGCTTATTGGGTCGAGGAGCTTTTGGAGAAGTCTGGCTTGCACGAAAAAAGACTAGCGGCATCGAAAAGGCGATCAAAATCCTGCCCTACACGACGGAACATTCCGGGAGCCGCCGCGAACGCCGCGCCCTGGAGTTGATCAAAAATCTCCGCCACCCCTACCTGTTGGCCACGGAGGACTTTTGGATCAGCGAACAGCGGCTGTACATAGTGATGGAGCTGGCCGAGGGGACGTTGCGCAAGCGGCTGCAAGCCTGCCGGGAGGAACAGCGGCCCGGCATACCTGTCGATGAATTGCTGCGTTACTTCCGGGAGGCCGCGGAAGGGCTGGATTTTCTCCACAAACACGCCATTGTGCACCGGGATATCAAACCCGACAACATTCTGCTCTTGCATGGGCATGCCAAGGTCGGCGATTTCGGTCTGGCCTGGCACCAAGACAGAACCGTCGCCAGCATGCATACCTTCGCCGGCACCCCAGTGTACATGGCCCCGGAAGTGTGGTCGCAAGAGGGCGGCCCACCGAGTGATCAATACGCCTTGGCCATCACTTATATCGAGATGCGTCAAGGCCATCCCCCTCTCCCTCTCCTGCCTCTCCAAGAGTTGATGGCAGCCCACCTCGAAGGTAACTATCAATTCGAGCCGTTGATTTCCCCTACCGAGCAAGCGGTGTTGCGACGGGCGTTGGCCCGTGATCCTCACCAACGATTCCCCACTTGCACGGCCTTTGTCAGCGCCTTGGCCGCCGCTGTATCGAGCGCTAGTATTGCTGCTCCGTCCCACGCTGCCCTTGACACGGCCTCCTCAGCCCCCGCGACTAGCCAGACGCCGCCCCACACTAGCGAGAAATCGGCTGCGTTCCCACGCTCTTCGACACTGCGTCCAGGATCATCACCCGCTTCTGCCTCCACCTTCCAAAGCGCGGCAACACCCGACGCCACACTCTCCTCCCCAGAAGCGCTGACGCCGCTTCCTCAACTCGGAGCACCCAGCCTGCCGCCGAAGAGCTGGAGGAAGAAACTGCGGCTTACCCTATTGGGTATGGTGGTGCTTTTTCTCGGTGGTGCCGCCGCCATTGCCAGCCGGTGGACATTCCCTTCTTGGCTGTCCTTCTTCCAGACCGAAGCAGTGACTTCAAACAGCGATGGGCCATCCAAGAACAGCCGCGATGGCATTTCACGGGATATTTCCAGCCCCCAAGGCGCGGACACATCATCCTTGGCTCTAACACTGCCGCATGCCAGAGCGAAGGCAGTCGCGGAATCTGCCGTCATCACACTGGCCGATGGGCGGCGACTGGCGGAGAGAATTGTCATCCCCGTAGGTGAAGAACGGGCTTATTTCCGGCTCATTGCCCCTGCCAGCGGGCCAAACATGCCAGCACCGTTTTACATGCTGGAAACTAAGGTCTGGAATAAGCTTTATGCCGCCGGTGGCGGCACAGTTCCTCCGGATTCACAGGCGCACGGAGAGCATGCGCCCGTCACGGGGGTGACTGCCCTGGAAGCGGCGCGTTTCGCCCAAAATGTCTTCGGCGGCCGGCTGCCGACACCCCCAGAGTGGGACTACGCAGCGGGGTTATACCTGGCTCTGGAGCGAGCCTCGGTCAGCCGTCCCGGCAGCCAAGTCTGGGTCGCCCAATCCCGTCCGCGGCCCACCCTTGCGGATACTGGAAACAGCGATGTCAACGAATTGGGATTACGGGACATGGCCGGTAATGGCCGTGAATGGACCTGCATGCTCCTGTCCGGCGATTCGCAAGCTGCACTGCAACCGTGGGACCTGGAGCATCCTCCTGCCGATCAGGACGCGATCATCCTGCGGGGCCGCAACTTCACTCTCCCTAATCCGCTGACTTTCGACCACCTCCGCTCCGAACAAACCTTGCCCCAACGACAATACGCTGGCAGCCGCAGTCCTTATACCAGCTTCCGTGTAGTCATTCCGATGGCGGCCCCTTAG
- a CDS encoding DUF3467 domain-containing protein: protein MTEESLANNPGATPQTNPGAGQQQIQVPIIDTDMQSIYVNFFRVTGNPDEVLMDFGVYSQVIGPNGPEPVHLKHRLIMNYVTAKKLAEVLRVVVQRHEQVFGYVEVDPNRRLRYNPQATAPPLG, encoded by the coding sequence ATGACCGAAGAATCGCTGGCCAACAACCCAGGTGCTACGCCGCAGACCAATCCAGGGGCGGGACAACAACAGATCCAAGTGCCGATCATCGACACCGACATGCAAAGTATCTACGTCAACTTTTTCCGGGTTACCGGCAATCCGGATGAGGTACTCATGGACTTCGGTGTTTATTCTCAGGTGATCGGCCCGAATGGACCCGAACCGGTCCATCTGAAGCATCGCTTGATCATGAACTATGTAACGGCGAAGAAGCTAGCCGAAGTGCTCCGGGTCGTGGTCCAACGCCACGAGCAAGTCTTCGGTTATGTCGAGGTGGACCCCAACCGCCGGCTCCGTTACAATCCGCAGGCCACTGCGCCACCTCTCGGCTGA
- a CDS encoding YHS domain-containing protein — protein sequence MLARWFAHLSLGVASGFWVFLCAGSNGVAQTSRPATPQEVEAIKLALQELQGFIGEWNLEATRKTGGKLEAWKETVRWNWHFPPAGPCLKVEFAQGKGKYFTSGQVTYDVAAKQYRLLLQTVEKKKLDLRGKVIRGTLKVESKDAAGDVHRITMTTLAEGVRFQVRYDRQEGGRGIFLNVLGFQGNRVGESFAAGKKAPECIVSGGAATIPVTYQGKQYFVCCTGCRDEFYANPEKYISAASKK from the coding sequence ATGCTGGCTCGCTGGTTTGCCCACCTGTCCTTGGGAGTTGCTTCTGGCTTTTGGGTCTTCCTGTGTGCTGGAAGCAACGGCGTAGCCCAAACAAGCCGTCCAGCCACGCCTCAGGAAGTCGAAGCCATCAAGCTCGCCTTGCAAGAATTACAAGGCTTCATCGGGGAATGGAATTTGGAAGCGACCCGGAAGACGGGAGGGAAACTGGAAGCCTGGAAGGAAACTGTCCGCTGGAACTGGCACTTTCCACCTGCGGGGCCATGCCTGAAAGTGGAATTTGCTCAGGGCAAAGGCAAGTATTTCACTTCGGGGCAAGTGACCTACGATGTGGCAGCGAAGCAATACCGCCTTTTGCTCCAGACCGTGGAGAAAAAAAAGCTTGACCTTCGAGGCAAAGTCATTCGTGGCACCCTCAAAGTCGAGAGTAAAGATGCTGCCGGAGATGTCCATCGCATCACGATGACTACACTGGCCGAGGGAGTACGCTTCCAGGTTCGCTATGACCGGCAAGAAGGAGGGCGAGGGATATTCCTGAATGTCTTGGGATTCCAGGGGAATCGAGTGGGAGAGTCGTTCGCCGCGGGCAAAAAGGCCCCGGAATGCATTGTTTCCGGAGGAGCGGCAACTATTCCCGTCACCTACCAAGGCAAGCAGTACTTTGTCTGTTGCACAGGGTGCCGTGACGAGTTCTACGCCAATCCGGAAAAGTACATCTCGGCTGCCAGCAAGAAATGA
- a CDS encoding 2-keto-4-pentenoate hydratase encodes MNRITAAADYLMGLRRGRRQVPHLPEEIAPRNLQEGYQVQNAFVGRLLAWHGGKTCGYKIACTSRVAQEALGVSTPLFGRLLTATSYASGITLPADDFLVRCAEVEFGFLLGEDLPPDRDYTVESIRPWVAAVVPALEIVDHRFVDWQKVGAATLAADNAIHGAWISGPPVTDWHRFDLAQQATALIVNSQRCFPGSGAAVLGHPLAALAWLANELPRYGLSLRAGDYVSTGLTTAIYLAQPGDHLRGDFGPLGQVEVRFTS; translated from the coding sequence ATGAATCGCATAACGGCCGCAGCGGATTATCTGATGGGTTTGCGGCGTGGCCGACGGCAGGTTCCCCATTTGCCGGAGGAGATCGCACCCCGAAACCTTCAGGAAGGGTATCAGGTGCAGAATGCCTTTGTGGGCCGATTGCTCGCCTGGCATGGTGGTAAGACCTGCGGTTACAAAATCGCCTGTACCAGCCGCGTGGCTCAGGAAGCACTTGGGGTGTCCACACCGCTGTTCGGCCGGCTCCTGACTGCGACATCCTACGCATCAGGGATCACTTTGCCTGCGGATGATTTTCTGGTGCGTTGTGCCGAGGTCGAATTCGGTTTTTTACTTGGCGAGGATTTGCCGCCCGATCGCGATTACACTGTCGAATCGATACGGCCTTGGGTAGCCGCCGTCGTACCAGCCCTGGAGATTGTGGATCATCGCTTCGTGGATTGGCAAAAGGTCGGGGCGGCGACTCTGGCGGCTGATAATGCTATTCATGGGGCCTGGATTTCCGGTCCCCCTGTAACTGACTGGCACCGCTTCGATCTGGCTCAGCAAGCGACTGCCTTGATTGTCAATAGCCAGAGGTGCTTTCCCGGTTCTGGAGCGGCGGTGCTTGGGCATCCGCTGGCTGCCTTGGCCTGGCTGGCCAACGAACTTCCTCGTTACGGCTTGTCACTGCGCGCCGGTGATTATGTATCCACCGGTTTGACCACGGCCATCTATCTGGCCCAACCGGGGGACCATCTCCGGGGCGACTTTGGTCCTTTGGGCCAAGTGGAAGTAAGATTCACCTCATAG